In Clupea harengus chromosome 12, Ch_v2.0.2, whole genome shotgun sequence, the sequence GGAGCTGTCGGGGACTGAGACGTGGCTGCCACGTCCGCGAGTTTGGGCAGGGTGCTGTCTGCTCTGCCCTCAGTGGACATGGATAAGCGAGATAACCTGAGGGAGAAAAATAACTTCTTAAGCTCAACACTACTAATGAAAAATGTCACAAGCAAACAAGCATAGAACTTGTGAGGGTGTGATTTTAATATTGCCTTTAACAAGATCAGGCATATGTATGTCAAGGTGCATGCAAAACTTTGTATTTCCTTTTGTTTGCTCAAATCCAATTAACAGCAAACAGCTCCGTTCACCCTccacccactccctccctccaggtCCCCTTGACTCCACCAGCGTACCCTTCAGTGGTGGTGTCTGCCCTCCCTTCGGAAGTGCTTGGGGTGGCGGGGGCATGGGAAGGGGGCACCGTGGAGGTGGTGTCAGCCTTGGCGATGGTCACTTCCTTGGCTTTGCTGGCCTCCTCTCCGCAGTGTGGACAGAAGCTCTGGCCCCTAAGCACGGACGCACAGGCTCGGTGGAACCGATGGGAGATGGTGCTGTCCGGCTGGCACTCCATGAAGGTACCCTGTGGgggttgaggaggagagagaaaagctggTTTAAGCTTTGGTCTGAGACTGAAGACTGCAAATCAGATTTAGGATTGGACCTACGGTTCAATACATTTGTATTGAATTGGGTGTAAATTGTATTCCACTGCAAAGCTGTCAGTGTACTTCGAAAATCAAGtcatcattatttaaatgggAAATGTGATACAATGTTGGTCTTCTGTTGAAATAGTATTTCATTGGATAAACACCATTTCAGAAAAATATTCAGGCTGTCATATTCTGGCTGTCAGAACAAGCAGTGATAATGCATACACTTATAACACAAACAATAAATGCATCTTGATGTTTAGTGAATGGCACTTGCAAAAAAACACCTGATTAGTCTTTCCTGGATTATATAAGCAATGGAGCAATGGGGGAGGGGATGGTGAGAGAAGAGGACAAACTAAAAGAAAACCAGCTTTAAAAAGAGGCTTTAAATAAACATCGTCATCTCATTCTGGTGTAATCCAATTTGGGAAACAAGCATCTCAGATCCTTCATTCAAAGGAATCCAACACTTACAAAGGAAAAAACACCCTGCCAAAACCCAACTAAAAGCCTGACCGGTGCTCAGGGAACTAAGTATTAGAGGAAGGTTGTATACATGGCTAACAAAAGATCAATAGCATGCTATGATAAAAAGCAACAGGTGACAAATGCGACATCTCTGTACAACTCTCCAAGCATGATAAAAACAAAGATAAGCCATCAGAGACCTGTAGAAGCTCATTGGCTCAGCGACGATAATGAACCAGCACAAAAGCCGGACTCACTGCGATAAAAGGAAATCAGAGGTGCCAATCACTCACCGCCCTACAGAAGAAGCCACAGCCTGGGCAGCACTGGTGTTTCACCATGCCGGCCCGATGGTCCTCACACAGAACCAGCAGCTGGACCGTGTTGGACGGCCGCATCATCTCATGTTTCAGGACAGCGTTCTGACACCGGGTCAACTAAAGAGAACggtggaggaagagggacaATTGGGGGAAGAAATGGTTAGTGTTAGCCAGCTTGCGGTCAGTTGTACTACCACAAGGTTAAAAACAAACCAGAAAAGTGTCAAGAATCATCATTCCCGGAAGTGTCATTCCCGGTTTCTCTGCCGAGATTCGTACCTGTCCGTCTACACTCTCCGTGGCCATGCATTTCCTATCAGCAAGAGTGAGGATCTCGCGGCTCTTCGGGGTCTCCATGCGGCAGCTACAAAGCGGAAGTTCCTGTACCATATCGGTCTCCATCTCCTTAGCACCACTGGTCACACCTACAAGAACACATGTCCAAATCTCAGTTGTTTTTAAAAATGCTGCTGTGTTGATACCAAAGAGTCAACTATGGTTTCTAGAAAATCATCAGAAATCTGaagatgaaaagatgaaaaCCAAAGTGATTGTTTGTTCCTAATTCATTGGAGACAAGTAGGAATACAAGAGTCAAGTGAAATGTTGGCGAATTAAAAAAATAACCGTCTCTCTACACGCCATGACCTTTTTGTGGCACACttcaccaccagggggcagtgtgAGGACTCACTGAACGGTTACTACATCATGCCTGGCATGTCAATCCATCTGAGCTCACAGTCTGCGTCGCCCAAAAGAACCAAAGCAGCTCGGAGCAAGATAACGTGTCCATGTCACAAAATACTTCAAAGCTTTCTTTTGGTCTGCGAGACAGAGATCTGTGAAGGGTAGTTTCCTATGCCTCTTTCCAATCATCAAATCACATAATTAATAGTGATTAGGATACAAATTTGTGCATAACAAATAACAGCCATTTCATGGAATGGAAGATTTGATTTCCTATGCACGCGATTGGTTCCATTACCGTACTTACAAATGTGCCAATTCAACAGACTATCCCTTATTAGACCAGAATATTGACAGACACCTTTGGCTTTACCTTTGCTCTGAGATCTCAGCAGGGCCTCCTGAGCCTCCAAGTTGAGGGAGTCCAGGGGAACCTCTGTGTATTCCTTGCTAACCTCAGCTGAAGCTTGGGACTGGGCTGGGGCTTGATTGTGTGCTGGGGGATCTGCACCTTTAAAGaagtcagttcagttcagtcagATGGGACCAAGAGACTGAGACACATGTTGAGGAGGACACAAACGAAAACAACTGACTGACGAATAGTATGACAGAGGAATGACACATTAGTCGAAAACAGATGTTCTACAGTACTCAGGGCAGAAATTGACATCCATACTGAACAGAGGGATCTGATCAGATACTGATCAGTTATTTTTGCAGAGCGATCTGAATCAGGGTTTGGCCTTCTCTGAGGTCAGGCTCAatcaggtcaggtcaggctAGGTGTTCTATCTCTAGACATCAGGGAGCACGGACCCCTTGGGCCAGGAACAAGATAAGATGCACTGTACCAGGTTTTTCCTccgtcttcatcttcatcttacGTTTGCGTTTCCTAGAAGGTCGAAGCCAGGGGTTGTCTCCTTTGCCTTTCTTTTTCAACTTCTTCAAGCTGGACTCGGTGCTCTGTAATTAGAGGACATGGATTAGCACGACAAGTAAGGTATTGGTGGTACGGAAACTATTGACTGGGTACGCTGCCCTGATCTAAAATTGGCTCACCAAGTCGGAGTcatttccctcctcttccccttcacCCTCATCTTCCCCAGACTCCTCAGATTCCTGCTCCTCACGGGGCACCTTGGAAAAACAGACATCTCATTTCTCTGTGACCAATCTCCCACCAAGACTTAGGTTAAATCTGCATATACTAACCACTCCAGAGGTTCTGACATCGTCAAGACTATGGATTTCAGGATGGGCCGCTCACTGAGGTGTTCACCAGCACAGGTCCTGAAACTCTGATGCTTAACACTACCTGAGCTGGAGGCTAACCCTAACTCTGATGCTTAACACTACCTGAGCTGGAGGCTAACCCTAACTCTGATGCTTAACACTACCTGAGGTGGAGGCTTCTTCAGGCTCTCCTCCTTGGAGGTGTTGAGCGCCTCTTCGCCCACtagatcctcctcttcctcagagtcctcctcttcctccgttTCTTCCTCCACAGAGTCATTCTCCACCCTTTCTCCATTAACATGAACAACATCTTTCTGCTGAGGGGAAGGAAGGGGAGAAAGCAGCAGAGATCAATACACATTTAGAAAAACAGCTTGGTCTGTTTCAGAGACTTATTTAGCCTGTAAGCTGATGACTAAGGCTATAAGACTCGGATTTGATGGATCTGATCCTCAGCAAAGATAACGAGGCTCTATTATTACCCACCTCTCCTTGGCTAGAAATATCTGAGCATGTGTTTAAGGGAGaaacaaatatatttcacaTTGTGGCCTTGCTTACAATGTGTGCGATTCTCCCATGTGCTTAAAAGGCGCAGTTCGCGACTATATAACCCATacgctttttgtcaaattcagcaaatagCTCCTGTGATTTGTGTGTCAAGGCAACCCCAACATCTGGGTCGTTTCAGAGAGTGGCTGGTGTGATGCTCATATCTCAGTCATCGTGTCAAGGTCTTTGCTTACATGATACTTTCTATTGATTTAATAATGGGATACTGGAACATTGGAACATGCATTTGAGGTACCTTTTCCACAACATTACTTTTTTGAATAGACTAATGAATCTCAACATCGTCTAGAGGTGTCCAACCTCTACAACACATCTTTGTAAATAGGCACATGTGTCGTTTGGATAATTTTCCACAGATGCGGTCAATACACAggttttgttttataaaattacatacAGTTCTGTATTGCGGTTTATATACAGTGTGGTCTGGAAAATACagtaaaatgttgttggcgggggggcactgtggcgcgagccaataagccccccatttacgggctacaatgcccgcggggacacaggttcgattccggcctgcggCCGTTTtccgatcctctccccacctcttcactcctcctcacttcctatccaaaatacttcactgtccaaTCCAAacaaaggctaaaaagcccataaataaatcttaaaaaaaaaagacatgataaAGGCACATACTATgcataatatacattggacagtgtaatttattacaaacTAGTTGATTTAGGTTTTCATGGTttggcgtgagattgacgaagactgatcaaaccttTTGGCATTAGACAAATTTATTTGGACTCTAGCCTGAGGTCGATGACTTTGGGAATCTGGACAAAGCGCAAATCATCGCGTGACAGGGATGACACAGATAAAGTTACAGCCTATGtcgcattctttcataaataacattggcaggggtGTTCATGATGAAAAACGTtgctaacacagccaaacatcaagcaagcgcaacatAAGACATATCAAGACAGCTAATTAGTTATTACTGACTGGTCCAACAGATAGAgggccagctcggcatctgactaGCATCCTTTGgtctcttttagctctcgccaacaAGTAAAAGCCAAGTCTGAAACTGACTTGTGTTTGGTCTTGCTTGGtaactctcttttcctcttcctcggaCAACATCTTCCTCGGTTTCTTCATTGCCTCTgacatgatgtccatacagaaaaTATTGAGCTAgcttcttatagctagcagaagggtttagttgttgttgttgtgcgaggtggtgccataaagcattacgttGTTCTCACAAGAGGTGTCACGCCCTTTCCACCAAAATGACATGGTGCAATACCAGGCGTACCAGGTGTGCTGTGGCATTGGCAGACTCCATTCTtcgtattacaagtcagtgtataactaaaatgatTTTGACAGACAACTCTATCACCaatattcatttgtggattaaACTGGACGGGTCCTTAAAGTTTCTGGTTAGTGCTTGTGTTTATAGCTAGTCGTCAGTAAAACTATTACCTAACATAAACTAGGTTAACATAGATTATGGTAACAAAAATACAGTAAACATATGACGCTCTCTACTGCATTATGgaacagtgttttttatttttataccgCGTTACACGTTACTTGTAGGCACAGCCTAAATGCAAACTTTGGATCCTCAGGTATTCATCATGCAAGAAGGTAACTCCAAGTGCTATCTGGGAATCCCTATGCTTTAGCATTGATAGATCATAGAGATGCCTGTAAACAAGGGCGCCCTGTGCGCCCAGTTACAAAAACCCAGGGACCAAAACACAGTGTGCGCCAACAGAAATAACATTACTTTTGGAATACGCTGCCTTGCGCAAGGATGACAACTGTGTGCATAAATACCCCGGTATGGCTTGATTATACTTAATGAATTTGTTAGTTTCGTAATCAGAGAGTGCACATGCTGCTCTGTGGACGTCCACGTAGTCTCCCAGTTTGAGACCCTACGCCACTACTTCACAAGGACAGTTGCAGACTTGCTGTTCTTGTTACACTTTCTAGTCTGacctgtttttgtgtgcataaCAAAGAAAGTCTAGGAGGGGAACAAGCTAGACTTGATAAGACAATACTATGATTACACAAACATTTGCTTTGGATTACTTGCTCCTCCCACCGTTTAATACCAAAATGCCCGATGTTCCCAAATGCTCAGTGTTAACCCAATGCCTTTACCAGAGGCAGCATCACAAGCTCCTAACATAATCAGGAATCCCAAGAAGCCACCGCCATCAGACGAtcaatttatattttatatggCCCAAAAAATGAAGGTTGCTCCAGGTTGTGTTTGGTTAAAACGGAGGTATCCCTTGCTATTACGGCCATATGCCTCCTTGAGCATTTAGGTGTTCTCTTTGATGAAACACCTTGACTGCTGATGGTTAGCAGCTCAGCATCTGTACCGAGAGGAATACCTGAGCGTAAAAATACTGATATGCGTTTCCTTGAGTCTCAAGCTTTATTTTTTGAAGGAGAGCACTGACCTGTTGATGAGGCGGGGACTGAGAAAGATGGGCAAACATCTCTAGCATGGTCTGCTGCTTTAGAACTTTGGTTTTCTTTTTCGGAACAAAGCTGTACGTTCCcatcttccttttcttcttcttcgacACAATTACTACTGTTGGGAGACAGAATGtactaaaaataaaaccatgTCCTCAAAAAGCTGTCTTTTACATTCATATTAAAGcgcttcatttacattaaacTGGTTCATAACAGAAATAAGACCTATTGGGAATAAATGGTTCATCTCAATCTAAAACCCTACACTACTCTGCTGGAAAAGATAACCAGCAGCAAGCAGTTTGATGTGTCATTTTATGTCAGACCCCTGCCATATCTGTTTAATCTGTTCCCATGGTAACCAGGGCACAGATAGAGCTGGATGGTGTCAGGGTGACAAGAGACAGTGCAGCAACAGGTTactgaatagagagagaaagagagagtggataaCTGATCCTTTCTCTAACTGAAACTAGAATAATTAGGATTATGGATCCATACTGTAAATTACAGCTTTAGCTTTACAATGACTTAAAATGTCCATAGCCTCTCTCAATTGTCTGCTGTTATCTGCTTAAAATGCCCCACTCCCATATAAATCGAATGCTATGGCATTAAGCATTGGATATAAACATCCCAAGTCTGTTCAACATTCAGATGTTCTTGACCATTTTCAGAcatataaaataacatttcATTAGTCCAAATGTTATTGCTCATAACTGATAGCTTCTACAATTCGAAATGCCTGGCTGTAGACCACTATTTGGCATAGTGTTAAAGAGTTTCTTTGAAGAGCACATGTGACATGTATGGTTGGAGGTAATAACCTGTTTGTGGCTTGGCTGGTGTAGCAGTCGTCATGGTCATTGCGTTGTTTTGGCTCTGAGGTAGCTGGTTCTGGGAGGGCGGTGTCTGTTGAGGCTTGGTCGCCTCTGGAGTACCTGGACTTTCGTCTTTCACTATGTTTGGCTCTTTTACTTCCCTATTTAAAATCtagcgaggagagagagcattttGAAGTCAGTACATTGATCCCTAGGGAGATGTGATTCCTACAAGAAAACAACTAGATACTTCTTTTATGTTTTGTCTGTGTAAAAACTACAAATCATACCAAATATGTTTTACTAGATTAGACAAAAATGGTACTCTTTGTCTTGCTTAGCCAACGGTATCAAACTAATAACTATGTGAAGAAACCAGGAATTGTAGGTGTTGTGGGTCTACTGGTTGATGCTTTACCTTTAGTGTCTGGTTGGAGGCTGGCCTTGACATGGTTTTGCGTGCTCTGTGTATaacagggggaggaggggtaTTGCGGCTTGTGCCGTTTTTAGTCTCTGTTTCGATCTTCCCCGTTCCCAAAGCAGGAAGCACACTGGTATCAGTCTTTTGGGTGCCCAGTGTGCAGGCACGCAGTGATGCTGATGGAAGAGTTTTGGCAGCGTGCCCAGCAGTCGTGGTACCCGTGGGTGACCAGTTAGTCCTGTGCTGGGAGGCCGCCGTGTCTTCCTGTGGTTTGCTGAGAACGTAACCGTTACTCCCCATGACGGAGCCGTGAGGAGGGTCTATCTCCATCACTCCGTTCTCCGTGAGGCGCGAATGCCCTTCGGAACCGTGGCTTTTCCCTGTTTCCGTATTTCCATGCATCCCATTGATCTCCGTGTCCACTCTGTAAGCATCACTGAGACGGTCCAAACATGGATTGCCTTCCCCTGCAAATCAGGTAGAAGGTAGAAGGTAGATTGTTGGGGGGCGGGGTCTATTAGATGACTGAGGATCAAAGTCACTATTGATTAATAATAGGCCCAATTAAAAActtggacaacacacacacacacacacaaaaaaattcaAGGTAACCATTAACTGATTTACAGTAAATTTATGTAAACCAACTAGGCTATTTGACAGTGGTTAGGGCCCTAAAAAGCCACACTGTACATGAATAGACCCTACAATGTAACAGGTATTAAATACAGTGAATTGGAAAAGTTCAGACCCTTTCGAGTTTTACACAATTTGTTATTTTTCACTCATCTTAAAatggattaaattaatttaaaaaaaattctcatcAATTAACATGCAATACTCCACAATGACACAgccaaaaactgaaatatcccaTTTACAtcaagtattcagacccttctACAAATGCTTCTACAACTTGGAGTTCACCTGTGCCTAACTGAATTCCTTGGACATAattaggaaaggcacacacctgtctatataaggtctcacAGAAAACCAAGCCATGAGGTCAAGAGAATTGTCTGTAGACTTGCAAGACAGCATTGTGTCAAAACACATGTCTGGAGAGCAATACAAGACACTTTCTGCAGCATTGAAAGTGCTCAAGAGCACACAGTAGCCTCCAACATTCTCAAATGGAAGAGATTTGGAACGGCCAACAGCCTTCCTAGATCTGGCCACCCAGCCAAACTGACCAGTCGGGGATGAAGGACCTTGGTCAGACAGAACCCAATGTCATTACGAATGAGATCCAGAGCTTCTCCATTTCTGGAGATGTGAGTGACGGAATCAATTTCTCACTGAAAGACACATAACAGCCCAATGGGAGTTTGGCAAAAAGCACCTGAACGACTCCTCTGACTATTTGGCCACAAAAGTTTACCAACAGAGTTTATGGAGGAAATCATGCACTGAGCATCACCTCAATAATATCAGGAGAAACTTCCTAAACAAAAGATGTGAAGCTTGTAGGATCATTCCCAAGAAGACTTGAGGCTGTCATTGCTGCCAAAGGTTCGTTAACCAAGTACTAATTAAATGGTCTGAATACTTTATTACTTTTACTTATTTTGAATAATAAATAACTTTGTGGggtattgtgtgtagattgatgagaaaCAAAATAAGTTTGATCCGTTTTAAGAGTCCGAAATGTGGAAAACTTGAAAGGGTTTGAAAACGTAAGATTAGACCCAGGCTTACCGTCTCGGTCACCGGGAGACTCCTTCATCCCCTCCGTCTTCATCACTTCTCCCTTCCCCACAGTTCCTGAGGACAGACCTGTGGGCTGTAAAAAAAACCAGATtatatgtttaaatgttttggtCAACACGCATGGTAAAATGATAATTACACCCTATTAAGGAATCTGTTTTTCTGTCAAAGACATACGAGGTGCTAAATATGACTAAATAAATCTCAAGGTAATAGCCTTGTTCAATCTTCCTGTTTGTGGAGTTATATGTGAACCAAATTAATTTTGGTCCAATCATTCAGATGTTGTCAGAATTCTCTATAGCTTCCACACTGTTCAGTGCAAAAGATGGAGTAATTGAAgataatgggaaaaaaaaaaaaaaatagtatcaGAATGACAAATTCCTAGAGGCTCCTTGCCCCTGAGACATCCAACAACCATCAAGTCAATTAATCAAAAGTCTCAACAAGCCATCTTATCCaaaatggagaaggagaaagaataGTCTCATCTCACGATCTCACCCTTTATGGTTGGATGAGGAAGTTAAACAAGGGCTGAATAACCTGAATAACATCTTAGTAACAAGGGATTTGATTGGTAAGAAGAGAGACCAATTCACTTCCTACTTAACACCAGTCACCCTCAATTTTAAACACAGACGGGCTGAACCAAAGACACCAACTAGGCCATTGGCATTACAGATTTTCCTAAACTTTAGTAAAGatcaggataaaaaaaaaaacttgcagtAGAGTAAGGGCAGTAGCGTAAGCAAGATAGAAAGTATTTTTTGATCTAATGACTGCCCGAAAAGAAGTTTCAGGGAAGACTGATAAAAAGAACACATTTTTGACAAGCAGCCTATGAACAGCAACAAAGATGGGATGGCCTGAAAGGCTTATAATTGCTtccccttttttccctctcgATCTGCCtctcatgctctcacacacacacacacacacacacacacacacacacacacacacacacacacacacacacacacacacacacacattcatcctccCCGTCGTCTGGCTCTCACCATGCCATCCTACCAAAGGCGTTATTCTCCTTGGCAGCTGGCCCAAAAGTAGTGTAGTCCCACAGCTGCTTGTCTAGTTCTGCAGTTTGGGAAGCCTTAGTCTCAGCTCTGCTCAAGACCGGGCCAGGCCACGCAGCTGAGACTCTCTCTTTGAGGCTTCACTTAACCAACCAAAGGAGGAAGCTGAATTTCAGCTACACTAGCAACTAGCAACACTACAATGGCATGTGCGTAGTGTTTTGACAAGTACAATAATGAAAGCACTCAAAAGCAGTAAGCTGCAAGAGGGACAGTCTGGAGTACAAACTACAAGTTGTCTGTGAAACAGTGAACAAGTATGGAGAAAggttctccttctcccctctcatGTGCTGGATGTCTCTCGTCTACAGGTGAAGATGTCATTTAATAATCTACTTGCGACATATCCAACGAACAAGGGGTCAGAGAGCTTCCTTCCAAGGTGAGTTATCTACCCTAAAACAACAACACCCTATCAGATATCCTCCATTTGATCCCGTTGTTTCCTTCAAGCCTAGGCAATCCACTAAGCACTGCATGGAAAAGTGGTTCCCACTCAAACCCAACGGTACTGTTAGGGTCATTAAGCAGCTTCACTTAATCTCAAATAGCCGTCTTGCCCAGTAAGAGACACAATGGTCTACTGTGCCAAATTGACTGCAAACAGGGCATGGCAGGCAGGTTTGACTTCTTTTGAGAAGATGATACATTATTTGTGCATCTTCCTACTTCCCcttctttccatttctcccCCATGTGCAGTTCCATTCCCTAATTCCTGTGTATCTTCTGCCTCTTCTTTTGTCTGTGGCAAGAGGTTATGTTTGCCCTTTCAAACATGGCAAAACTCACTGGCTTCGCTGAGGATACTGTAGTCACCTCTGATTCTAATTACTCAATGCCTGAAGGGGAGAAAGGAACATAAGAGTGACAGCTTATTCACAGAGATCCACAGAGATTTCCACACTACTACGTCTAAAATCACACAGTGAAACAGAACATTGCTCAAAGGACTTCATGCAAACCAGATAGATGATCATCTAGAGATAGAAAAAGCACATTAACTCACTTGCCAGCCCTCTAGATCTAAAAGGGATTCAGTCCTAATGGCccagcagagaagaggaggaagaggctgtTCAGAAGGTGCTGCAATTACAGGAAGACAACGTCCTTCtcgcacccctcccccaccctatTCCACAAGCCTGTCATCTGATTGGCGGCCACACCAGCTGCCTTCCGCCACACGGCGCAAGAAAATGTCTGCTCTGCTAGCTGCTGATCTCAACAAAGGAggtctctctcgtctctcccctttccctctctcgccaCCAGGGGAGCCATTTCATAATAAGagtcccctctctttccctttcgtAGACCTCAGTGAGACTTTACAGTAAGCAAGACCACAATGACAAGGCTAGTCTCCTGTACTTCCATCACCGGCTGTTCATTGTAAACCCTATTAGCTTTCATTAATCCCCTGTGCCCGTCATCTCCGGCTGAGCTCCCAGTTCAACCAGGGGTTCTGCTTCTGTTGTCctgcaaacactcacaaacacttgaAGTTCCACCAAATAGAGtaacctttttctttttttctttccaaatACCTTTATGTACTGAATACATCTTAAAATGGGAAGAGGATTTTCATTAATCCAAAATCCTTAAATTATACAAAGGGTACAAAGCTTGTGAAAGTTAATATGGGTAGACTACCTTCAGGTGAACTGAACAAACCTCCTTTTTAAACTGAACAGGAACAGTGTGCACCCACCACAAAAATTGTGAATGTTGTTATAGTGTAATAACCTTTGCCTCTACTCAGAAAGGT encodes:
- the ehmt1b gene encoding histone-lysine N-methyltransferase EHMT1 isoform X5; amino-acid sequence: MEAIREKGQPTGLSSGTVGKGEVMKTEGMKESPGDRDGEGNPCLDRLSDAYRVDTEINGMHGNTETGKSHGSEGHSRLTENGVMEIDPPHGSVMGSNGYVLSKPQEDTAASQHRTNWSPTGTTTAGHAAKTLPSASLRACTLGTQKTDTSVLPALGTGKIETETKNGTSRNTPPPPVIHRARKTMSRPASNQTLKILNREVKEPNIVKDESPGTPEATKPQQTPPSQNQLPQSQNNAMTMTTATPAKPQTVVIVSKKKKRKMGTYSFVPKKKTKVLKQQTMLEMFAHLSQSPPHQQQKDVVHVNGERVENDSVEEETEEEEDSEEEEDLVGEEALNTSKEESLKKPPPQVPREEQESEESGEDEGEGEEEGNDSDLSTESSLKKLKKKGKGDNPWLRPSRKRKRKMKMKTEEKPGADPPAHNQAPAQSQASAEVSKEYTEVPLDSLNLEAQEALLRSQSKGVTSGAKEMETDMVQELPLCSCRMETPKSREILTLADRKCMATESVDGQLTRCQNAVLKHEMMRPSNTVQLLVLCEDHRAGMVKHQCCPGCGFFCRAGTFMECQPDSTISHRFHRACASVLRGQSFCPHCGEEASKAKEVTIAKADTTSTVPPSHAPATPSTSEGRADTTTEGLSRLSMSTEGRADSTLPKLADVAATSQSPTAPKPGTAAGVGLAVVPALGPPKETLESILLALDTERPKKLRFHPKQLYISAKQGELQKVLLMLVDGIDPNFKMENHTKRTPLHVAAEAGHEEVCHMLVQAGANLDMCDDDQRTPMMEACENNHLDTVRYLLKAGASMAHKDAEGSTCLHLAAKLGHFEIVKHLLGTGLIDINCQDDGGWTAMIWSTEYRHVGLVKLLLSTGADINIRDKEENICLHWAAFSGCVEIAEILLEGRCDLHAVNIHGDSPVHIAARENRLECVTLFLSRGSDVSLKNREGETPLECCSHNSKVWSTLQTSRRLKESRGRATPAEKLLSRDIARGYECVPVPCVNAVDSEPCPDNYKYIPDNCVTSPMNIDKNITHLQYCVCKDDCSSTNCMCGQLSLRCWYDKEGRLLPEFCAEEPPLIFECNHACSCWRTCKNRVVQNGLRLRLQLFRTRVMGWGVKTLQDIPQGTFVCEYVGEIISDAEADVRENDSYLFSLDNKVGDVYCIDARFYGNISRFINHLCEPNLFPCRVFTSHQDLRFPRVAFYASKNIRAGEELGFDYGDHFWDIKGKDFSCQCGSTKCKYSATATAHRQADSTPEQQPSALPDTSSSTTPSSPS
- the ehmt1b gene encoding histone-lysine N-methyltransferase EHMT1 isoform X11; this encodes MKTEGMKESPGDRDGEGNPCLDRLSDAYRVDTEINGMHGNTETGKSHGSEGHSRLTENGVMEIDPPHGSVMGSNGYVLSKPQEDTAASQHRTNWSPTGTTTAGHAAKTLPSASLRACTLGTQKTDTSVLPALGTGKIETETKNGTSRNTPPPPVIHRARKTMSRPASNQTLKILNREVKEPNIVKDESPGTPEATKPQQTPPSQNQLPQSQNNAMTMTTATPAKPQTVVIVSKKKKRKMGTYSFVPKKKTKVLKQQTMLEMFAHLSQSPPHQQQKDVVHVNGERVENDSVEEETEEEEDSEEEEDLVGEEALNTSKEESLKKPPPQVPREEQESEESGEDEGEGEEEGNDSDLSTESSLKKLKKKGKGDNPWLRPSRKRKRKMKMKTEEKPGADPPAHNQAPAQSQASAEVSKEYTEVPLDSLNLEAQEALLRSQSKGVTSGAKEMETDMVQELPLCSCRMETPKSREILTLADRKCMATESVDGQLTRCQNAVLKHEMMRPSNTVQLLVLCEDHRAGMVKHQCCPGCGFFCRAGTFMECQPDSTISHRFHRACASVLRGQSFCPHCGEEASKAKEVTIAKADTTSTVPPSHAPATPSTSEGRADTTTEGLSRLSMSTEGRADSTLPKLADVAATSQSPTAPKPGTAAGVGLAVVPALGPPKETLESILLALDTERPKKLRFHPKQLYISAKQGELQKVLLMLVDGIDPNFKMENHTKRTPLHVAAEAGHEEVCHMLVQAGANLDMCDDDQRTPMMEACENNHLDTVRYLLKAGASMAHKDAEGSTCLHLAAKLGHFEIVKHLLGTGLIDINCQDDGGWTAMIWSTEYRHVGLVKLLLSTGADINIRDKEENICLHWAAFSGCVEIAEILLEGRCDLHAVNIHGDSPVHIAARENRLECVTLFLSRGSDVSLKNREGETPLECCSHNSKVWSTLQTSRRLKESRGRATPAEKLLSRDIARGYECVPVPCVNAVDSEPCPDNYKYIPDNCVTSPMNIDKNITHLQYCVCKDDCSSTNCMCGQLSLRCWYDKEGRLLPEFCAEEPPLIFECNHACSCWRTCKNRVVQNGLRLRLQLFRTRVMGWGVKTLQDIPQGTFVCEYVGEIISDAEADVRENDSYLFSLDNKVGDVYCIDARFYGNISRFINHLCEPNLFPCRVFTSHQDLRFPRVAFYASKNIRAGEELGFDYGDHFWDIKGKDFSCQCGSTKCKYSATATAHRQADSTPEQQPSALPDTSSSTTPSSPS